One Hyphomicrobium sp. CS1GBMeth3 DNA window includes the following coding sequences:
- a CDS encoding DUF3473 domain-containing protein codes for MATLDLLDRTDQKATFFVLGWIAERCPDLIAEVARRGHDVASKGYLHRNYTQLSPEDFRVDFQRSRNAIEAATGQRVLGYRIASGTLPTDDLTPYEILAKEGVKYDSSVRPFGFAFAGRPEWRKIREIKGQDWSLTEVPLSSDSILGVPVPITGGNYLRQAPRALYEWRLASYLQNSTEPWHLYFHTWEFDPDQPRVSAAKRLSQIRHYRNLEKMKERVEAFLTTHRFQSIADYLGLAPETAAAPQPVDAAGAAVARATGGTKATIVVPCYNEEETLPYLAGNLASFAKETAGRFDFSYIFVDDGSADGTWAKLQELFGNRADCQLIQHPENRGIAAATMTGIRAARDEIVCGIDCDCSFDPHELAKMIPLLTPDVDLVQASPYHPKGGVMNVPGWRLALSRNLSRIYNRILNHRFASYTACFRVYRRSKIAPLQPSNGGFMGIMEMFILLDQSGSKIVEYPTVLETRLLGVSKMKTLSVIRQHLGLIRELLFSRADVLRRAGVGDQHRSSDRTRRVTHEVL; via the coding sequence TTGGCTACCCTCGATCTGCTTGATCGCACTGACCAGAAAGCCACTTTCTTTGTACTCGGTTGGATTGCCGAGCGTTGCCCGGATCTTATCGCCGAGGTGGCGCGTCGCGGTCATGACGTGGCCAGTAAGGGCTATCTTCATCGGAACTACACGCAGCTCTCTCCCGAGGATTTCCGCGTCGATTTCCAGCGCTCCCGCAACGCCATCGAGGCGGCGACGGGGCAGAGGGTCCTCGGCTACCGCATTGCGTCCGGCACGCTTCCGACAGACGATCTCACGCCGTATGAGATCCTGGCAAAAGAAGGCGTGAAGTATGACTCCAGTGTTCGCCCGTTCGGCTTTGCGTTCGCCGGTCGGCCGGAGTGGCGCAAGATTCGCGAGATCAAGGGCCAGGACTGGTCTCTGACTGAAGTTCCGCTGTCCTCCGACAGCATCCTCGGCGTACCGGTGCCGATCACGGGCGGCAACTATCTGCGGCAGGCGCCGCGCGCCCTCTACGAGTGGCGCCTCGCCAGCTATCTGCAGAACAGCACGGAGCCCTGGCATCTCTATTTCCATACCTGGGAGTTCGATCCCGACCAACCGCGGGTGTCGGCGGCAAAGCGGCTGAGCCAGATCCGTCACTACCGCAATCTCGAAAAGATGAAGGAGCGCGTCGAGGCGTTCCTGACCACGCATCGCTTCCAGAGCATTGCGGATTATCTCGGGCTTGCCCCGGAAACGGCCGCTGCGCCCCAACCCGTGGACGCTGCGGGGGCGGCCGTCGCGCGTGCAACGGGCGGAACGAAGGCCACGATTGTGGTGCCTTGCTACAATGAGGAGGAGACGCTTCCGTATCTCGCAGGCAACCTCGCCTCGTTCGCGAAGGAGACAGCGGGACGCTTCGATTTCTCCTATATCTTCGTCGACGACGGTAGTGCCGACGGCACCTGGGCCAAGCTGCAAGAGCTGTTCGGCAATCGCGCCGATTGCCAGCTCATTCAGCATCCCGAGAACCGCGGCATTGCGGCGGCGACGATGACCGGCATCCGCGCGGCGCGAGACGAGATCGTCTGTGGCATCGATTGCGATTGCAGCTTCGATCCGCACGAACTCGCAAAGATGATCCCGCTTCTTACACCGGACGTCGATCTGGTGCAGGCCTCGCCCTACCATCCCAAGGGCGGCGTCATGAACGTTCCGGGCTGGCGGCTCGCGCTCTCGCGCAACCTGTCGCGGATCTATAATCGCATTCTCAATCATCGTTTTGCGAGCTACACGGCGTGCTTCCGTGTCTATCGCCGCTCGAAGATCGCGCCGCTGCAGCCCTCCAACGGCGGGTTCATGGGCATCATGGAGATGTTCATTCTCTTGGATCAGAGCGGCTCCAAGATCGTCGAGTACCCGACTGTGCTCGAGACGCGCCTGCTCGGCGTTTCGAAGATGAAGACGCTTTCCGTGATCAGGCAGCATCTCGGCCTGATCCGCGAGCTCTTGTTCTCGCGTGCTGATGTTCTGAGGAGGGCCGGCGTGGGCGACCAACACAGGTCATCCGACAGGACGCGCCGTGTCACGCACGAGGTCCTATGA
- the wecB gene encoding UDP-N-acetylglucosamine 2-epimerase (non-hydrolyzing), with protein MKTLVVFGTRPEAIKMAPVVMALQREPSVDVEVCVTAQHRQMLDQVLALFQIEPAYDLDIMTAAQGLTDITCAILQKIEPVLVKAMPDLVLVHGDTTTTLATTLACYYQKIPVAHVEAGLRSGNPLQPWPEEINRRVTDAIANLFFAPTTSARANLLAENANPTTVHVTGNTVIDALFETVRIIDERPGLEASLRNQFAFLDADRPLLLVTGHRRENFGEPFRHLCEAIADLARAHDLQVVYPVHLNPNVQKPVRDILSGVEHVHLIEPLDYLPFVYLMRRSYVILTDSGGIQEEAPSLGKPVFVMRNVTERPEAVAAGTVRLVGTDRKRIFDSVSDVLRDRACYLEMSRVHNPYGDGKASERIAGIIAGRSVDEWLGPVGHDRAPVSAPVHEET; from the coding sequence ATGAAAACCCTTGTTGTCTTTGGCACGCGCCCGGAAGCCATCAAGATGGCGCCCGTCGTCATGGCTTTACAGCGGGAGCCCAGCGTCGACGTCGAGGTTTGCGTCACAGCGCAACATCGGCAGATGCTCGACCAGGTCCTCGCGTTATTCCAGATCGAGCCGGCCTACGACCTCGACATCATGACGGCTGCGCAGGGGTTGACCGACATAACCTGCGCGATCCTTCAGAAGATCGAGCCTGTTCTCGTCAAGGCGATGCCTGATCTCGTGCTCGTGCACGGCGACACCACGACCACGTTGGCGACGACTCTCGCCTGCTACTACCAGAAAATTCCCGTAGCACACGTCGAAGCCGGCCTGCGCTCCGGCAATCCACTGCAGCCCTGGCCGGAAGAGATCAACCGCCGCGTCACCGACGCCATCGCCAACCTTTTCTTTGCGCCGACCACGAGCGCACGCGCCAATCTTCTGGCCGAGAACGCGAACCCCACCACCGTTCACGTTACGGGAAACACCGTCATCGATGCTTTGTTCGAAACGGTGCGCATCATCGATGAGCGTCCCGGCCTCGAAGCCTCATTGCGGAACCAGTTCGCGTTCCTCGACGCCGATCGCCCGCTGCTGCTGGTAACAGGGCACCGCCGAGAGAATTTCGGCGAGCCGTTCCGCCATCTCTGCGAGGCCATCGCCGACCTCGCGCGAGCGCACGACTTGCAGGTGGTCTACCCGGTTCACCTCAACCCCAACGTCCAGAAACCGGTGCGAGACATCCTGAGCGGCGTTGAGCATGTGCATCTGATCGAGCCGCTGGATTACCTGCCGTTCGTGTATCTGATGCGCCGATCCTACGTGATCCTTACCGACAGCGGCGGCATCCAGGAGGAAGCGCCGTCCCTCGGCAAGCCCGTTTTCGTGATGCGCAATGTCACCGAAAGGCCAGAGGCCGTTGCGGCAGGAACGGTCCGCCTCGTTGGAACGGACCGCAAGCGCATCTTCGACAGCGTGTCTGACGTGCTTCGCGACAGAGCGTGCTATCTCGAGATGTCCCGCGTCCACAACCCTTACGGCGACGGCAAGGCAAGCGAGCGCATCGCCGGCATCATTGCCGGACGCAGCGTTGACGAATGGCTCGGGCCTGTCGGACACGACCGCGCCCCGGTGTCTGCGCCCGTTCACGAGGAAACATAG
- a CDS encoding energy transducer TonB, whose amino-acid sequence MVDAAPGRRGLPRAFAMLASTAFSLLIHGAVLAAVVTWIEADPGAVAPKTDAVSVELIQTEVLEAVAAAPSVEAETAPESVQSDPGESVDSASASVSPTEQLKPVDPAENVVAQEVAARSEASSPAGLEVLQGMLASEDAVGSQVPAERPAAKSVEVTRKAKQREKPVKTAKLPDPAEKRDTESPSRKKGSASSRAAKGSAASAARVSASKGSAVNYAAIVRARVAARKPAGGGMRGTVFVAFGVSRSGSVSYVRVARSSGNPGLDGKVVAAVRGAGPFPMPPPGANLRFAMPFSFR is encoded by the coding sequence ATGGTCGATGCGGCGCCTGGCCGTCGCGGGTTGCCGCGTGCGTTCGCCATGCTCGCGAGCACGGCCTTTTCGCTTCTGATCCATGGCGCCGTTTTGGCGGCCGTCGTGACCTGGATTGAGGCCGATCCCGGTGCGGTAGCACCTAAGACGGACGCCGTCAGCGTCGAGTTGATTCAGACCGAGGTGCTGGAAGCCGTCGCGGCTGCGCCCTCTGTCGAAGCAGAAACGGCGCCCGAGTCCGTTCAATCCGATCCGGGCGAGTCCGTCGACAGCGCCTCCGCCAGCGTTTCGCCGACGGAGCAGTTGAAGCCTGTCGATCCGGCAGAGAATGTCGTGGCTCAGGAAGTGGCTGCCCGCTCCGAAGCGTCTTCGCCCGCGGGGTTAGAGGTTCTGCAAGGCATGCTAGCGAGCGAGGATGCCGTAGGGTCGCAGGTGCCCGCCGAGCGCCCCGCCGCGAAATCCGTTGAAGTGACGCGAAAAGCCAAGCAGCGTGAGAAACCGGTCAAGACGGCCAAGCTCCCCGATCCGGCTGAGAAGCGTGATACGGAAAGCCCGTCACGAAAGAAAGGCAGCGCGAGTTCGCGGGCTGCGAAGGGCTCTGCTGCGTCGGCGGCTCGGGTTTCGGCGAGCAAAGGCTCGGCGGTCAATTACGCCGCAATCGTGCGGGCGCGCGTCGCGGCGCGTAAGCCTGCGGGAGGCGGGATGCGCGGTACGGTCTTCGTCGCATTCGGCGTCTCGCGCTCGGGCTCCGTGAGCTATGTCCGTGTCGCGCGCTCGTCGGGGAACCCCGGCCTCGATGGCAAGGTCGTTGCCGCCGTTCGCGGCGCGGGGCCATTTCCTATGCCTCCGCCGGGCGCGAATCTGCGCTTCGCGATGCCATTCAGTTTTCGCTGA
- a CDS encoding TonB-dependent receptor has product MSYRIRTTASHSLGASRALLLSTCAFLGAASSAALAQDAGTTVLEGITIYSANRTPTDAAKVGSSVEVLTEKDLEKQSRTYLKDYLEQLPGVNFSQNGPPGSSTRISLRGAAGKYVKVLVDGIDISDPSGVETVAQFENLLVGDVSRIELLKGSQSTLYGGDAVAGVISIETKGATKPGYSMSGGVEGGEYGTFRGAATAGYAANDGSNIAFTVQGVDTDGFSAAAVGTEDDGYRNLTFSGRGEYYLSPSAKIFFAARSLDATNKFDGFPPPTFTLGDTPDYTDTVQHAGRVGTEFSLLNGAFQNTFAVQGMKVERDNFSGPLSTGFFEGDRIKGEYKGVLTFNDRLTLLAGADWEETGAESVNTVGRNTADVTGAYAQLMMEPIDGLVLAGGGRIDDHSSFGQFDTYRLTAAYLIPGTETKLRASRSTGFRAPSLDELFGSYSFAPDYGNPNLDPEESESWDAGIEQGFLDGRVKLSATYFELNTDNLIVYNFACGAPGVLCLINVPGETQRSGVELSAAALITDGLAITAGYTYVDTETPNGERLNHVPRHNFVAGIDIEPMDKVELNVTVKYVADTLQSASVELDDYVLVGAKAAYEFTPGWKAYVRGENLLDEEYQTVLGYGTAGLSVYGGLTMALPND; this is encoded by the coding sequence GTGTCTTATAGAATTCGGACGACTGCTTCACACAGTCTCGGCGCTTCCAGAGCGCTGCTGCTGTCGACGTGTGCATTTCTAGGCGCTGCCTCAAGTGCCGCTCTCGCGCAGGACGCGGGAACGACCGTTCTCGAGGGCATCACCATCTATTCCGCCAACCGAACGCCTACCGATGCGGCCAAGGTCGGCTCGTCCGTCGAGGTGTTGACTGAGAAGGATCTCGAGAAACAGTCGCGCACCTATCTCAAGGACTACCTCGAGCAGCTGCCGGGCGTGAATTTCAGCCAGAACGGCCCGCCCGGCTCGTCGACCCGCATCTCGCTGCGCGGCGCCGCCGGCAAGTACGTCAAGGTGCTTGTCGACGGCATCGATATCAGCGACCCGTCGGGCGTCGAGACGGTGGCTCAGTTCGAGAACCTGCTGGTCGGCGATGTGTCGCGCATCGAGTTGCTCAAGGGTTCGCAAAGCACGCTTTACGGCGGCGACGCGGTGGCCGGTGTGATCAGCATCGAGACCAAGGGTGCGACGAAGCCCGGCTATTCCATGAGCGGCGGTGTCGAGGGCGGCGAGTACGGCACTTTCCGCGGAGCGGCCACGGCGGGCTATGCGGCCAACGACGGCTCGAATATCGCCTTCACGGTGCAGGGCGTCGACACGGACGGCTTCTCTGCTGCAGCGGTTGGAACCGAGGATGACGGATACCGGAATCTCACGTTCTCCGGTCGCGGCGAATACTACCTCTCGCCGTCCGCGAAGATCTTCTTCGCCGCTCGCTCGCTGGATGCCACCAACAAATTCGATGGCTTCCCGCCGCCAACATTCACGCTCGGCGATACGCCGGATTATACGGATACCGTGCAGCACGCTGGCCGAGTCGGCACCGAGTTTTCGCTGCTCAACGGTGCGTTTCAGAATACGTTCGCCGTGCAGGGCATGAAGGTCGAACGCGACAACTTCTCCGGCCCGCTCTCCACCGGCTTCTTCGAGGGTGACCGCATCAAGGGCGAGTACAAGGGCGTCCTGACATTCAATGACCGCCTGACCTTGCTTGCCGGTGCGGACTGGGAGGAGACAGGCGCGGAAAGCGTCAATACGGTGGGTCGCAATACGGCAGACGTCACTGGTGCCTATGCCCAGCTCATGATGGAGCCGATCGACGGTCTCGTGCTGGCGGGCGGTGGTCGTATCGACGATCACAGCAGTTTCGGCCAGTTCGACACCTACCGCCTGACGGCTGCCTACCTGATCCCCGGGACGGAGACCAAGCTGCGCGCCAGCCGGTCGACGGGTTTTCGCGCGCCGAGCCTTGATGAACTGTTCGGCTCGTATTCCTTCGCGCCGGATTACGGCAACCCGAATCTCGATCCGGAGGAAAGCGAGAGCTGGGACGCGGGTATCGAGCAGGGCTTCCTAGATGGACGTGTGAAGCTCAGCGCTACCTACTTCGAGCTCAACACCGATAATCTCATCGTCTACAACTTTGCCTGCGGTGCGCCGGGTGTTTTGTGCCTCATCAACGTGCCCGGCGAGACGCAACGCAGCGGCGTCGAGCTATCTGCTGCCGCGCTGATTACCGATGGTCTCGCCATAACCGCCGGCTATACGTACGTCGACACCGAGACGCCGAACGGCGAGCGGCTCAATCATGTGCCGCGTCACAACTTCGTGGCCGGCATTGATATCGAGCCGATGGACAAGGTCGAGCTGAACGTCACCGTGAAGTATGTGGCGGACACGCTTCAGAGCGCTAGCGTGGAGCTTGACGACTACGTACTCGTCGGCGCCAAGGCGGCCTATGAGTTCACGCCGGGCTGGAAAGCCTATGTGCGTGGCGAGAACCTGCTCGACGAGGAGTATCAGACAGTTCTCGGCTATGGCACGGCGGGCCTTTCCGTTTACGGCGGCTTGACGATGGCATTGCCCAACGATTGA
- a CDS encoding TetR/AcrR family transcriptional regulator: MAREQKPLTQNKAATSRARRGTGVGRPKLSVAAPDAELRIREAALELFSTRGFSSVTTKDIADATGFNPALIYYYFGSKEELFRRAVSLAVERAFEQFRISRQGRERPRDIIYGWLDTHILQFGTIAKLVMISIDYAKTAKRKSRLDEVIHRFYDEERDVLRQTLSAGVRSGDFRDVDVDETATFISTYLDGVFVRSVILKKFDPLAAIRQLRAFLDAHLKP, encoded by the coding sequence ATGGCGCGAGAGCAAAAGCCGTTAACTCAGAACAAGGCCGCGACCTCTCGCGCCCGGCGCGGGACTGGCGTCGGGCGGCCGAAGCTCAGCGTCGCGGCGCCGGATGCTGAGTTGCGGATCAGGGAGGCAGCGCTTGAGCTTTTCTCCACACGCGGCTTCTCCTCCGTGACGACGAAGGACATCGCGGACGCGACGGGCTTCAATCCGGCGCTGATCTATTACTATTTCGGTAGCAAGGAGGAACTCTTCCGGCGCGCGGTGTCACTGGCTGTGGAGCGGGCCTTCGAGCAGTTCCGCATCTCGCGCCAAGGGCGCGAGCGTCCGCGTGACATCATCTACGGCTGGCTCGACACGCACATTCTGCAGTTCGGTACGATTGCCAAGCTGGTCATGATCTCGATCGACTATGCCAAGACGGCCAAGCGCAAGTCGCGGCTCGACGAGGTGATCCACCGCTTTTACGACGAGGAGCGGGACGTGCTGCGGCAGACGCTTTCGGCAGGCGTGAGGTCCGGCGATTTCCGCGACGTGGATGTGGATGAGACGGCAACGTTCATCTCAACGTATCTCGACGGTGTCTTCGTGCGATCCGTGATCCTGAAGAAGTTCGATCCCCTCGCGGCGATCCGGCAGCTGCGTGCCTTTCTCGACGCTCACCTCAAGCCGTAG
- the glnT gene encoding type III glutamate--ammonia ligase, whose amino-acid sequence MDAITDKNPDDIGRKLNESGVSYMLASYVDMHGVSKGKVVPIAHLDRMMSGSELCTGAALDGVPQDVSDEEVAAHPDPASCTVLPWKKDIAWFASDLWCEGKPFEACSRNILKRALAKAGSMGYAMNLGMEAEFFVLQDDPALGYKPLSDRKNLEKPAYDVSRMLDNMGWMDELVQSMNSLGWDVYSFDHEDGIGQFEIDFSYFDALSMADRYVFFRLMANEIARKHGGFATFMPKPYGDRAGSGAHFNMSLADVKSGKNLFSDPSDPRGCGLSKLGYQFLAGVLKHLPAICAVVAPTVNSYKRLVLKGSMSGFTWAPVWACYGNNNRTNTLRIPLGGGRVELRAADSSCNPYLGAALVLMAGLEGIEKELDPGDPHTDNMYLKSESELESLGITHLPKTLEDALDAFEADTLTEATFGPKMWKTWLDFKRDEWMSYINHVSDWEKARYLKFF is encoded by the coding sequence ATGGATGCCATAACCGACAAGAACCCCGACGATATCGGCAGAAAGTTGAATGAATCCGGCGTCAGTTACATGCTGGCGAGCTACGTCGATATGCATGGCGTCTCGAAGGGCAAGGTCGTACCCATCGCGCACCTCGACCGCATGATGTCTGGCTCGGAGCTGTGCACGGGGGCGGCGCTCGACGGCGTGCCGCAGGATGTGAGCGACGAGGAGGTGGCCGCGCATCCCGATCCCGCCTCTTGTACGGTACTACCCTGGAAAAAGGATATCGCCTGGTTCGCGAGCGACCTGTGGTGCGAAGGAAAGCCCTTCGAAGCCTGCAGCCGCAATATCCTAAAACGCGCGCTCGCGAAGGCCGGGAGCATGGGCTACGCCATGAACCTCGGCATGGAGGCCGAGTTCTTTGTGCTGCAGGATGACCCGGCTCTTGGCTACAAGCCGCTCTCGGATCGCAAGAACCTCGAAAAGCCCGCCTACGACGTCTCGCGCATGCTCGACAACATGGGCTGGATGGACGAACTCGTGCAATCGATGAACAGCCTGGGCTGGGACGTCTACAGCTTCGATCACGAGGACGGCATCGGCCAGTTCGAAATCGACTTCAGCTATTTCGACGCGCTCTCGATGGCCGACCGCTACGTCTTCTTCCGCCTGATGGCCAACGAGATCGCACGCAAGCACGGCGGCTTCGCGACGTTCATGCCGAAGCCATACGGAGACCGCGCAGGCAGCGGCGCCCACTTCAACATGTCGCTCGCCGACGTGAAGTCAGGCAAAAACCTGTTCTCGGATCCAAGCGACCCGCGCGGCTGCGGCCTGTCCAAGCTCGGCTATCAGTTCCTCGCCGGCGTACTGAAGCACTTGCCGGCGATCTGCGCCGTGGTCGCGCCGACCGTCAACAGCTACAAGCGCCTGGTGCTCAAGGGCTCTATGTCAGGCTTCACCTGGGCGCCGGTCTGGGCCTGCTACGGCAACAACAACCGCACGAACACACTGCGCATCCCGCTTGGCGGCGGGCGCGTCGAGCTACGCGCGGCCGACAGCTCGTGCAATCCATACCTCGGAGCAGCGCTCGTCCTCATGGCCGGCCTCGAAGGCATCGAGAAGGAGCTCGATCCCGGCGACCCTCACACGGACAACATGTATCTAAAGAGCGAATCCGAGCTCGAATCGCTTGGCATCACGCACCTTCCGAAGACACTCGAGGACGCACTCGATGCCTTTGAGGCCGATACCCTCACCGAAGCGACGTTCGGCCCGAAGATGTGGAAGACATGGCTCGATTTCAAACGCGACGAATGGATGAGCTACATCAACCACGTCTCGGACTGGGAGAAAGCCCGCTATCTCAAGTTCTTCTAG
- a CDS encoding APC family permease, whose protein sequence is MAAPPSASSSDPNSGSDQIGLLAAVSIGIGGMVGAGIFSILGVVAQVAGNAMWLAFAIGGVVALLSTYSYAKLGAAYPSAGGAVHFLVKSYGDGVLAGGLNLFMWAGYIISLALYATAFGSYGATFISERPSALLIEALAVGAVVALTVVNAFGARIMGRGETIIVAVKVVILVLFAATGLWFVKAENLSPMHWPPMQSVLFGAGLLFIGYEGFGLVTNAAANMHNPRKLLPRALYAAVLIVIVLYLVVAVTVTGNLSNAEIEQSKDYALAEAAKPFLGELGFRLIAVAALFSTASAINATLFGSANVCYMIARDGELPVRLTRTAWKDATGGLMLTAGLVILVMLCFDLSGIAMMGSAAFLLVYAAVNAGHLRVLKETGASAVIVWLSLVTCLGMFGILSVYTYQQQPAALLALVLIAGASFAAESVYRHMTGRRIAAAP, encoded by the coding sequence ATGGCGGCTCCTCCCTCTGCATCCTCGTCTGACCCAAACTCTGGTTCCGACCAAATCGGATTGCTGGCCGCCGTGTCGATCGGTATCGGCGGCATGGTCGGCGCGGGCATCTTCTCGATCCTGGGTGTGGTGGCGCAGGTGGCGGGCAATGCAATGTGGCTCGCCTTTGCCATTGGTGGCGTCGTGGCGCTGCTCAGCACCTATTCCTACGCCAAGCTCGGAGCCGCGTATCCTTCTGCGGGAGGTGCCGTGCATTTTCTCGTCAAGAGCTACGGAGACGGCGTGCTTGCGGGCGGTCTCAACCTCTTCATGTGGGCCGGTTACATCATCTCGCTTGCGCTCTATGCAACGGCGTTCGGGAGCTACGGTGCGACTTTTATAAGTGAAAGACCGTCGGCGCTTCTGATTGAGGCGCTGGCCGTGGGCGCGGTGGTTGCGCTCACCGTCGTCAACGCGTTCGGTGCCAGGATCATGGGACGTGGAGAGACGATCATCGTTGCCGTAAAGGTGGTGATCCTCGTGCTGTTTGCCGCTACCGGCCTTTGGTTCGTCAAGGCCGAGAACCTTTCGCCGATGCACTGGCCGCCGATGCAATCCGTGCTGTTCGGAGCCGGCCTTTTGTTCATCGGGTACGAAGGGTTCGGTCTCGTGACAAACGCGGCTGCCAACATGCACAATCCACGCAAGTTGTTGCCGCGCGCGCTCTATGCCGCCGTACTTATCGTCATCGTGCTTTACCTCGTCGTGGCGGTGACGGTGACGGGAAACCTCAGCAACGCAGAAATCGAGCAGTCGAAGGACTACGCTCTTGCAGAAGCCGCCAAGCCGTTTCTCGGCGAGCTTGGTTTTCGTCTGATCGCGGTTGCCGCGCTCTTCTCCACGGCTTCGGCGATCAATGCCACGCTCTTCGGATCGGCCAACGTGTGCTACATGATCGCGCGTGACGGCGAGTTGCCCGTAAGGTTGACGCGCACAGCGTGGAAGGACGCGACCGGAGGCCTCATGCTCACCGCGGGTCTCGTGATCTTGGTGATGCTGTGCTTCGACCTCTCAGGCATTGCTATGATGGGCAGTGCAGCGTTCCTGTTGGTCTATGCGGCGGTTAATGCGGGCCACTTGCGTGTGCTCAAGGAGACGGGTGCGAGCGCAGTCATTGTATGGCTGTCTCTCGTCACATGCCTCGGCATGTTCGGGATTCTTTCCGTCTACACCTATCAGCAGCAGCCGGCCGCGCTTCTGGCTCTCGTTCTCATTGCGGGCGCGTCTTTCGCGGCGGAGTCGGTCTACCGTCACATGACGGGGCGACGCATTGCGGCCGCACCCTAG
- the cobF gene encoding precorrin-6A synthase (deacetylating): MRKLLVIGIGAGNPDFVTVQAINALNKADVFFVFDKGESKSGLIRLRKEICERFIKDRSYRFVSVDDPVRDPLPTGYKRGVEEWHRERAARLASRIATELGEDGCGAFLVWGDPSLYDSTLRLLDLLRDTGDLPFDCEVIPGISSVQALAAQHRLVLNSIGGAVQISTGRALAENGFPPDADSVVVMLDRGDGLKAAAAQEDVEIYWGAYLGTPDEELVSGRLRDVIDEIERIRATGKARSGWIMDTYLLRRIRPQ; the protein is encoded by the coding sequence ATGAGAAAGCTGCTCGTTATCGGCATAGGTGCTGGCAACCCGGACTTCGTAACCGTCCAGGCAATCAACGCACTGAACAAAGCCGACGTCTTCTTCGTCTTCGATAAGGGCGAATCGAAGAGCGGCCTTATCCGTCTCCGCAAGGAGATCTGCGAGAGGTTCATCAAGGATCGCTCTTATCGCTTCGTTTCTGTCGACGATCCCGTGCGCGATCCGCTGCCGACCGGCTACAAGCGCGGCGTCGAGGAATGGCATCGGGAACGAGCCGCTCGGCTGGCCTCACGGATCGCGACCGAGCTCGGCGAAGACGGATGCGGCGCGTTTCTCGTCTGGGGCGATCCGAGCCTTTACGACAGTACGTTGCGCCTGCTGGACCTGCTTCGCGACACGGGCGATCTCCCATTCGACTGCGAGGTGATCCCCGGCATCAGCAGCGTTCAAGCGCTCGCCGCGCAACACCGGCTCGTGCTCAACAGCATCGGCGGTGCGGTGCAGATCAGCACGGGGCGCGCGCTCGCAGAAAACGGATTTCCACCTGATGCCGACAGCGTCGTCGTCATGCTCGACCGCGGCGACGGCTTAAAGGCAGCGGCGGCGCAGGAGGACGTGGAGATCTACTGGGGCGCCTACCTCGGCACGCCCGACGAGGAGCTCGTTTCCGGCAGGCTGCGAGACGTCATCGACGAGATCGAGCGTATTCGCGCCACCGGGAAGGCACGCAGCGGCTGGATCATGGACACCTATCTCTTGCGGCGAATCCGCCCGCAATGA